A single region of the Montipora capricornis isolate CH-2021 chromosome 13, ASM3666992v2, whole genome shotgun sequence genome encodes:
- the LOC138030934 gene encoding uncharacterized protein has product MAFRTSELLQRNELVRFQLDDIIRAPGNGQHQEKNGYRFTINDRSSFYDWYNAYFEVQFQLQKTADGAGYAAADRITVINGSHSLIAHMMIKSAGKIVYDTDNLHKVTFVKNLLEYSDDYSRSVGKNSFWYLDTDGTTANTNSGYESRKVLTQATNNDGTGGAKNVNLIIPLNRYSFFEELQDKMLVPMQLQFNLNLQNDNELINMAAGTDAGRVVLNRFLLWVPKLTPKDSMYDKFVSSFMKEHKWTYQRELYAVSAPARVSGFFQISSSIDNVKAIFVYLQRAKTRVATQNPYILDTFKLNEANANSYLTTCRLEYGNGVFYPETEYDSESKVRIFNDLMSYAMRKNDYNTGTQLNLANYNSLYPLIYFDLSYQAEKVTRDPKQLIFRYKISANSAADFNVHAVVLYEESVVIDKVGNELVIV; this is encoded by the coding sequence atggcttttagaacaagtgaattattgcaaagaaatgagttagTGCGATTTCAACTTGATGATATAATCCGAGCCCCAGGTAACggtcaacatcaagaaaagaacGGTTATAGATTCACCAtcaacgaccggagttctttctatgattggtacaatgcttatttcgaggttcaattccagttacaaaaaacAGCAGATGGAGCCGGTTATGCAGCAGCCGATAGAATAACGGTGATAAACGGATCTCATTCATTGATCGCTCATATGATGATTAAAAGTgctgggaaaattgtttatgaCACTGACAATCTACATAAGGTCACTTTTGTGAAGAATCTGTTGGAATATTCTGATGATTACAGCAGATCAGTcggtaaaaacagtttttggtatttagACACAGATGGTACGACAGCCAATACTAATTCAGGATATGAATCTAGAAAAGTGCTTACACAAGCTACCAACAATGATGGAACGGGAGGAGCAAAAAATGTGAATTTGATCATACCTCTCaatcgttacagtttttttgaagagttgcaggataaaatgttggttccGATGCAGTTACAATTCAATTTGAATCTCCAGAACGACAATGAACTCATCAATATGGCAGCAGGAACAGATGCCGGCAGAGTAGTTTTGAACAGATTTCTACTATGGGTTCCAAAATTAACACCAAAAGACAGTATGTACGACAAATTTGTAAGctctttcatgaaagaacacaaatggacaTATCAGCGTGAACTATATGCAGTGTCAGCACCTGCTAGAGTCagtggtttttttcagatttcttccagtattgacaatgtcaaagcaatttttgtttatctacAACGGGCTAAAACCAGAGTTGCAACTCAAAATCCATATATACTTGATACCTTCAAACTGAATGAAGCAAACGCAAACAGTTATTTAACAACATGCAGACTCGAATAtggcaatggtgttttctacccagaaacagaatatgacagtgaaagcaaagtgagaatattcaatgatctgatgtcttatgcaatgcgaaaaaatgattacaacaccggAACCCAATTGAATCTTGCTAATTATAACAGCCTGTATCCACTAATCTATTTCGATCTGTCATATCAGGCAGAGAAAGTAACAAGAGACcctaaacagttgattttcaggTATAAAATAAGTGCCAATAGTGCAGCAGATTTCAATGTCCATGCAGTTGTATTGTACGAAGAGTCGGTTGTTATTGACAAGGTGGGTAATGAATTGGTGATAGTTTAA